A region of Sphingomonas crusticola DNA encodes the following proteins:
- a CDS encoding LamG-like jellyroll fold domain-containing protein encodes MAHNMSGSGMIALATALLYQAPAMAAPAGLLFHVSADRALAADQAGGDAQPNFLSRVALVPDGKSGSAIRWQDDGVLTWNAPGNIYGRRGTLSFFWRSRTPVGVAPFVLFRVGFADHSSWDMTFLRIDWNGHGFDAFVTDTNLARVRVSFKMDTPPAPDAWRHIAFAWDETVGVRLYVDGREVARTDRTADLDSGLDQLGLAGRVVSPHQVQSRYNFMRGGDFDELRIYDHMLSGTDIAALSSLTEPATAPPAAEPAEPAERAAWLHRYGWDRVSPPVLDAAVTRIRRVEFSTARDLKQEMLKGIDGIEETTWPGVYNRSRLPGRDDYFELPDWNTYVEGGKNYDLSVPPGEKVNRIELRGAAYGTLSYDGKVIDKRPRGIMRSVTSFPERIGGMVRFSNVAQETPIQEVWAYDVAPGKEPDGTFKLSYTVRADAAPARAQLAPLTGFIDGRFPPEERTTLLALPTSGSRAAAGAGDAAGTRKRVEQASAAPLVHILIPSGFGDALPGEAPARAWNYGWENVHDGLDGVAIDIPAMDVTPGKDGLIPLDIRVKDPLWPQRDMIDVQVSVRPREARTVWLDLRDRILTDDPLYLSIASASADFGAKAVDGMNIRLVFKAREAAKAEHVADRFNQVKDNWGFLVEEHTASKREGLYRRLYADISDLLRVDPDHVQGRLYWQDISYNAQSAPDMPMPQPTPGVPLWAFRQLEDLKLVRQFVDWWIDNRQVPYGDFGGGISDDVDLTQQWPGLALMGVEPEKINASLRALSDAVYKNGMRTNGLGTITTDELHAYEEGLNSDAQRLYLNWGEPKAVERLMATVKALTGIITVNPAGHMHFASNWYGGRIVYREGPWEWQKPYSFTVMHAPILIGVYNGNPTARNLVTGVIDGWMAHGKQGADGRWTYPNEINWRTDAERVGDGGGATTPLQAAWASWRFTGDAKYLRPLEGRVASGGASITSEINENPAAVASGELGRLVAAKPPKGDFGAYAAWNASGDIKPLEKLHGDAIQDKLRHQYMLTEGHWWSDRVEQPNDLLQRERLGGIALKRNQTYPGNTVSWRFDNDGAAEQVAILLPGATPARFKVVAYNMSDVPQAATMSTWNVTAGRWRMTRSVDGAAAESGDLDLERSGGARVSFPPHATTIYEFSLTQAGTPTEQRPDIGIGTDDLAVSRRTARLTIHSLGGADAPAGVATIEDARGRVLASAPIPAMAAPRDLMPQTINVALKLPAEGGGGIVRIRLADGSPEVTQHNNQVSLPDQLAVTTGKDRYKAR; translated from the coding sequence ATGGCCCACAACATGTCGGGATCTGGGATGATCGCGCTGGCGACGGCCCTGCTTTATCAGGCGCCCGCCATGGCGGCCCCCGCAGGCCTGCTGTTCCATGTCTCGGCGGACCGCGCGCTCGCCGCCGATCAGGCGGGGGGCGACGCCCAGCCCAACTTCCTCAGTCGCGTCGCTCTCGTCCCCGACGGCAAGAGCGGCAGCGCGATCCGCTGGCAGGATGACGGGGTTCTGACGTGGAACGCGCCAGGCAATATCTACGGGCGTCGCGGCACGCTTTCCTTCTTCTGGCGTTCGCGCACCCCGGTCGGGGTCGCGCCATTCGTGCTGTTCCGGGTTGGGTTCGCTGACCATTCGAGCTGGGACATGACGTTCCTGCGGATCGACTGGAACGGCCACGGCTTCGACGCCTTCGTCACCGATACCAATCTCGCCCGCGTCCGCGTCTCGTTCAAGATGGACACGCCGCCTGCCCCCGATGCGTGGCGCCATATCGCCTTTGCGTGGGACGAGACGGTCGGCGTGCGGCTGTACGTCGACGGCAGGGAGGTGGCGCGGACCGACCGGACGGCAGATCTCGATTCCGGACTCGACCAGTTAGGCCTGGCCGGTCGCGTTGTCTCGCCGCACCAGGTTCAGAGCCGCTATAACTTCATGCGCGGCGGCGATTTCGACGAGCTGCGCATTTACGATCACATGCTGTCCGGGACGGACATCGCCGCGCTGTCGAGCCTGACCGAACCCGCAACCGCCCCGCCCGCCGCTGAGCCGGCTGAGCCGGCTGAGCGTGCTGCCTGGCTGCACCGTTACGGTTGGGACCGCGTGTCACCCCCTGTCCTCGATGCGGCGGTTACGCGCATCCGCAGAGTCGAATTCTCAACCGCACGCGACCTCAAGCAGGAAATGCTGAAGGGCATAGACGGGATTGAGGAAACGACCTGGCCCGGCGTCTACAATCGCTCGCGGCTGCCCGGGCGCGACGACTATTTCGAGCTGCCCGACTGGAACACCTATGTGGAAGGCGGCAAGAATTATGACCTGAGCGTCCCGCCCGGCGAGAAGGTCAATCGTATCGAGCTGCGCGGGGCCGCCTACGGCACGCTGAGCTATGACGGCAAGGTGATCGACAAGCGCCCCCGGGGCATCATGCGCTCGGTCACCAGCTTCCCCGAACGCATCGGCGGCATGGTCCGCTTCAGCAATGTCGCGCAGGAAACCCCGATCCAGGAAGTGTGGGCCTATGATGTCGCGCCCGGCAAGGAGCCGGATGGCACCTTCAAGCTAAGCTACACGGTTCGTGCCGACGCCGCCCCCGCACGCGCGCAGCTAGCGCCGCTCACCGGCTTTATCGACGGCCGCTTCCCGCCCGAAGAGCGCACGACCTTGCTGGCGCTGCCGACCAGCGGCAGCCGGGCTGCGGCCGGTGCGGGCGATGCCGCCGGCACCAGGAAGCGGGTCGAGCAGGCGAGCGCTGCGCCGCTGGTTCACATCCTGATCCCGTCCGGCTTCGGCGACGCGCTGCCGGGGGAGGCGCCGGCGCGGGCGTGGAATTATGGCTGGGAGAATGTCCATGACGGGCTCGACGGGGTCGCGATCGACATCCCCGCGATGGACGTCACGCCCGGCAAGGACGGGCTGATCCCGCTCGACATTCGCGTGAAGGACCCGCTCTGGCCGCAGCGCGACATGATTGACGTGCAGGTGTCGGTACGCCCGCGCGAGGCGCGCACCGTGTGGCTCGACCTGCGCGACCGGATTCTGACCGATGATCCGCTCTATCTTAGCATCGCGTCTGCTTCGGCCGATTTCGGCGCCAAGGCGGTCGACGGGATGAACATCCGGTTGGTGTTCAAGGCACGCGAAGCCGCCAAGGCCGAGCACGTCGCCGACCGCTTCAACCAGGTGAAAGACAATTGGGGCTTCCTGGTCGAGGAGCATACCGCGTCGAAACGTGAGGGCCTCTACCGCCGGCTCTACGCCGATATCAGCGATCTGCTGCGGGTCGATCCCGACCATGTCCAGGGCCGGCTTTACTGGCAAGACATCAGCTACAACGCGCAATCCGCACCCGACATGCCGATGCCGCAGCCGACGCCGGGCGTACCGCTATGGGCGTTCCGTCAACTCGAGGATCTCAAGCTCGTTCGCCAGTTCGTTGACTGGTGGATCGACAATCGCCAGGTACCCTATGGCGATTTCGGCGGCGGTATTTCCGACGACGTCGACCTGACTCAGCAGTGGCCCGGCCTCGCGCTGATGGGTGTCGAGCCGGAGAAGATCAACGCTTCGCTCCGTGCCTTGTCCGACGCGGTCTACAAGAACGGCATGCGCACCAACGGGCTTGGCACGATCACCACCGACGAGCTTCACGCTTATGAGGAAGGCCTCAACAGCGATGCGCAGCGGCTCTATCTCAACTGGGGCGAGCCCAAGGCGGTCGAGCGGCTGATGGCGACGGTCAAGGCGCTGACCGGCATCATCACCGTCAACCCCGCCGGCCACATGCACTTCGCCTCCAACTGGTATGGCGGGCGCATTGTCTATCGCGAGGGGCCATGGGAATGGCAGAAGCCCTACAGCTTCACAGTCATGCACGCGCCGATCTTGATAGGCGTCTATAACGGCAACCCGACCGCGCGGAATCTGGTGACGGGTGTGATCGACGGCTGGATGGCGCATGGCAAGCAGGGTGCCGACGGCCGCTGGACCTATCCCAACGAGATCAATTGGCGGACCGATGCCGAGCGCGTCGGCGACGGCGGCGGCGCGACCACGCCGTTGCAGGCGGCATGGGCGAGCTGGCGCTTCACCGGCGATGCCAAATATCTGCGCCCGCTTGAGGGCAGGGTCGCGTCAGGCGGCGCCAGCATCACCAGCGAGATCAACGAGAATCCGGCGGCGGTGGCATCCGGCGAATTGGGCAGACTGGTCGCGGCGAAGCCGCCCAAGGGAGATTTCGGCGCCTATGCGGCGTGGAATGCGAGCGGCGACATCAAGCCGCTCGAGAAGCTGCATGGCGACGCGATCCAGGACAAACTCCGCCACCAATATATGCTGACCGAAGGCCATTGGTGGTCGGACCGCGTGGAGCAGCCCAACGACCTGCTGCAGCGCGAGCGGCTCGGCGGAATCGCGCTCAAGCGTAACCAGACCTATCCCGGCAACACTGTTTCCTGGCGCTTCGACAATGACGGCGCGGCCGAGCAGGTCGCGATTCTGCTGCCGGGCGCCACCCCCGCCCGCTTCAAGGTGGTCGCCTATAATATGAGCGACGTGCCGCAAGCAGCGACCATGTCGACGTGGAATGTCACGGCCGGGCGCTGGCGCATGACGCGCAGTGTCGATGGGGCAGCGGCCGAGAGCGGTGACTTGGACCTCGAACGCAGCGGCGGAGCGCGGGTCAGCTTCCCGCCCCACGCTACCACGATCTACGAGTTCAGCCTCACTCAGGCCGGTACACCGACCGAGCAGCGGCCCGACATTGGCATCGGCACCGATGACCTTGCTGTATCCCGGCGGACGGCGCGGTTGACCATACATAGCCTGGGCGGCGCGGACGCGCCCGCGGGCGTGGCGACAATCGAGGATGCGCGCGGCCGGGTTCTGGCCAGTGCGCCGATCCCCGCGATGGCGGCACCGCGCGATCTGATGCCACAGACCATCAATGTGGCGCTCAAGCTGCCCGCGGAAGGCGGCGGCGGAATAGTGCGGATACGCCTCGCCGACGGCAGCCCCGAGGTGACGCAGCACAACAATCAGGTGTCACTGCCTGACCAGCTTGCCGTGACAACAGGAAAAGATCGTTACAAAGCGCGGTAG
- a CDS encoding family 43 glycosylhydrolase: protein MDTTRRDAFRLALAGGAIAIAGPEAAKAEGRGASCGSASEGWRRGFDNQRIADLGDGRFLNPLIGGDHPDPAILKDGADYYMTFSSFDSYPGLTIWHSRDLVNWQPRKAALTRNIGSVWAVSLAKHDGRYFLYVPTKADPNSIWVIWADHIDGPWSDPIDLHMPRHIDPCHAVGEDGSRWLFLSGGDRIRLAADGLSTVGPVEHVYDPWRYPAEWDVESFSPEGPKIERHGDYFYLITAVGGTAGPPTGHMVIAARSRSIHGPWEQCPANPLVRTVSDDEKWWSRGHASLVEAPDGSWWSVYHGFENGFWTLGRQALLDPIEWTSDGWFRMKGGDLSHPIAKPRGGTSLPHGQRLSDDFATLALGGKWNFFKPGPAERERARIERNSLLLRASGTAPKDSSPLLLIAGDPAYQFECDIEIAPGGTAGLLLFYDEVLYCGLGFDETRFVTHQYGMERGRPANPHGRRMKLRIANKRHIVAIHTSGDDGRTWQRFDRGMEVSGYHHNVRGGFLMLRPGLYSAGAGEARFREFRYRAL, encoded by the coding sequence ATGGATACGACGCGCCGGGACGCCTTCCGCCTCGCTCTCGCCGGGGGCGCAATTGCCATCGCCGGGCCGGAAGCGGCGAAGGCGGAGGGCCGCGGCGCCTCTTGCGGTTCCGCAAGCGAGGGCTGGCGCCGCGGCTTCGACAATCAGCGGATCGCCGACCTCGGCGACGGACGGTTCCTCAACCCGCTGATCGGCGGGGACCACCCCGATCCAGCCATCCTGAAGGACGGCGCCGATTATTACATGACCTTCTCCAGCTTCGATTCCTATCCGGGGCTGACGATCTGGCATTCGCGCGATCTGGTGAACTGGCAGCCGCGCAAGGCGGCGCTGACGCGCAATATCGGTTCCGTCTGGGCAGTCAGCCTTGCCAAGCACGATGGCCGCTACTTCCTCTATGTCCCTACCAAGGCCGATCCCAATTCGATTTGGGTGATCTGGGCGGATCATATCGACGGGCCGTGGAGCGATCCGATCGATCTCCACATGCCGCGCCATATCGATCCCTGCCATGCGGTCGGCGAGGACGGATCGCGCTGGCTGTTCCTGTCGGGCGGCGACCGCATCCGCCTTGCCGCTGACGGCCTCTCGACCGTCGGGCCGGTCGAGCATGTCTACGATCCCTGGCGTTATCCGGCCGAATGGGACGTCGAGAGCTTCTCCCCCGAAGGGCCGAAGATCGAGCGGCACGGCGACTATTTCTATCTGATCACCGCCGTCGGCGGCACCGCCGGCCCGCCCACCGGCCATATGGTCATCGCCGCACGTTCGCGCTCGATCCACGGGCCTTGGGAGCAATGCCCCGCCAATCCGCTCGTCCGCACGGTCAGCGACGATGAGAAATGGTGGTCGCGCGGCCACGCCTCCCTGGTCGAGGCACCCGATGGCAGCTGGTGGTCGGTCTATCACGGCTTTGAGAACGGCTTCTGGACGCTCGGCCGCCAGGCCTTGCTCGATCCGATTGAATGGACGTCCGACGGCTGGTTCCGGATGAAGGGGGGCGATCTGTCGCACCCCATTGCCAAGCCGCGCGGGGGCACGTCGCTGCCGCACGGTCAGCGCTTGTCCGACGATTTTGCGACACTGGCGCTCGGCGGCAAATGGAATTTCTTCAAGCCTGGGCCTGCCGAGCGCGAGCGTGCCCGGATTGAGCGCAACAGCCTCCTCCTCAGGGCCAGCGGCACTGCGCCCAAGGATAGCTCGCCGTTGCTGCTGATCGCCGGCGATCCTGCCTACCAGTTCGAATGCGATATCGAGATCGCGCCGGGCGGTACGGCGGGTCTGCTGCTCTTCTATGACGAGGTGCTCTATTGTGGCCTCGGCTTCGACGAGACCCGCTTCGTCACCCACCAATATGGCATGGAGCGCGGCCGGCCCGCCAATCCGCATGGGCGGCGCATGAAACTACGCATTGCCAATAAGCGCCACATTGTCGCGATCCACACCAGCGGCGACGACGGCCGCACTTGGCAGCGCTTCGACCGCGGGATGGAAGTGTCCGGCTACCACCACAATGTCCGTGGCGGCTTTCTGATGCTGCGTCCGGGCCTTTATTCCGCCGGCGCGGGCGAGGCACGCTTCCGCGAGTTCCGCTACCGCGCTTTGTAA
- a CDS encoding rhamnogalacturonan acetylesterase has translation MAGGLALSVAAHAQAAPATAAPSANAPIKASKIILVGDSTMAVSSGWGASFCALHVSSFLACINLARGGRSSGSYRAEGSWALALNEMRVPGYQNRWVLIQFGHNDQPGKPGRSTDLRTEFPVNIRHYVEEARAAGAKPVLVTPLTRRMFKDGKLDNDLAPWADAIRKVAADLRVPLLDLNAESSTAVQGMGPANADRLAQVPESGAAPATAAVNEVDDQPIARAKRAFDHTHLGTAGADYFSAMVTRELWRAVPEIRGLLVR, from the coding sequence ATGGCTGGAGGGCTGGCCTTATCGGTCGCGGCCCATGCGCAAGCCGCCCCCGCTACAGCGGCACCTTCTGCCAACGCGCCCATCAAGGCCTCGAAGATCATCCTGGTCGGCGACAGCACCATGGCGGTGTCGAGCGGATGGGGGGCGAGCTTCTGCGCGCTTCATGTCAGTTCGTTCCTCGCCTGCATCAACCTCGCGCGCGGCGGGCGAAGTTCCGGCAGCTATCGTGCCGAAGGATCCTGGGCCCTGGCGCTCAACGAGATGCGGGTGCCCGGTTACCAGAACCGGTGGGTGCTGATCCAGTTCGGGCATAACGATCAGCCCGGCAAGCCCGGCCGATCGACCGACCTGCGCACCGAATTCCCGGTCAACATCCGCCATTATGTCGAGGAAGCCCGTGCCGCCGGCGCGAAGCCGGTGCTCGTCACCCCGCTGACCCGGCGCATGTTCAAGGACGGCAAGCTCGACAATGATCTCGCGCCGTGGGCGGACGCGATCCGCAAGGTCGCGGCCGACCTGCGCGTGCCGCTGCTGGACCTGAATGCGGAGAGCTCGACGGCGGTGCAGGGGATGGGACCGGCCAATGCTGACAGACTGGCGCAGGTGCCTGAAAGCGGCGCCGCCCCGGCGACGGCCGCGGTCAACGAGGTCGACGATCAACCGATCGCGCGCGCCAAGCGCGCGTTCGACCACACGCATTTAGGCACGGCGGGGGCCGACTACTTCTCGGCGATGGTGACGCGGGAGCTTTGGCGTGCCGTGCCCGAGATCCGCGGCTTGCTGGTGCGCTGA
- a CDS encoding TonB-dependent receptor has product MSEGGYKSISRAGASIAALAAAIVAGPVLAQAPTAPATADIAQSAPGASANPEATQTPPGAPGETGTDEIVVTGFRASLGAAINVKRTSVSSVDAIVAEDIAKFPDQNLAESLQRIPGISIQRDAGEGRAITVRGLGAQFTRVRVNGLETIATATDGASSNRDRAFDFNVFASELFNSIVVHKTAEASLDEGSLGAVVDLNTGNPLAGKRGFTAVGSAQASYNDLSKNFGPRVAGLLSWKSEDGTLGASVSAAYSKTNNLELGNNSVRWAQARFDSVDGTPCFYTTATSTTPANNTGGTYRPSAACDKAALSFHPRIPRYGVVRHDRERLGVTGSVQWAPTDATKVSIDGLYSKFKETREEKWLEVLLRSNERSINVLTPTYDADNNMISATLNDAWVRTEHYLRKSSTEFYQIGGSWDQDITDRFRFTVLGGISKSNADIPVETTIVYDDRDAQGYKYDYTDSRSPVLTYGTSVTDPAVFQLAEIRDRPSNVTNKFRTAQLRAEWEAVDGFTVKAGGVYRRFDYDITAFTRDTAVCGNGGRDLVLGTITCSPTTLFGPTAIYGFQATSALSELAKLGKAGQPSGTTSEFLIPNIDAASQFTGLYNRTPALDVGNNRGVTEEVKGGYLQIDAKSNIFGLDYALNAGVRYVHTHQASYGLNSGTVVNVSRNYENWLPAINVALFPIHDVVVRGSIAKVLTRPALGNVTPGGSADGFNYRVTFGNPRLKPFLATAFDAAVEWYFAPQSVASVAVFKKDVSSFPVAVTQTGATFTSTGLPVSVLVPSSPAALNPAQLSQPIWTISTTGNGAGATLKGIELSVQAPFKFLPGFLSNFGGIANATFVSSHASYTQQGPAIVPGGGLINVTRDETLYGLSKRAYNATLYYEDGKFSARASISYRSGYVDAGSGTGNVFEGYNSITNVDASIRYRLTEQLELSLEGTNLTDAYRDRYVDVDANRNYEYNHFGRTFLMGARFKM; this is encoded by the coding sequence ATGTCTGAAGGGGGTTACAAATCCATCTCGCGCGCAGGCGCGTCGATTGCCGCGCTCGCGGCAGCGATTGTTGCGGGTCCCGTGCTCGCTCAGGCGCCCACAGCTCCGGCTACCGCCGATATTGCTCAGTCGGCGCCAGGCGCCTCGGCTAATCCCGAAGCGACGCAGACTCCTCCCGGCGCTCCGGGTGAGACCGGCACCGACGAGATCGTGGTTACCGGCTTCCGCGCCTCGCTCGGCGCCGCCATCAACGTTAAGCGGACTTCGGTGTCCTCCGTCGATGCAATCGTCGCCGAGGATATCGCCAAATTCCCGGATCAGAACTTGGCGGAATCGCTCCAGCGCATCCCCGGCATCTCGATCCAGCGCGATGCCGGCGAAGGTCGTGCCATCACGGTGCGCGGCCTTGGCGCGCAGTTCACGCGCGTGCGCGTCAACGGGCTCGAGACGATCGCCACGGCCACCGACGGCGCCAGTTCCAATCGCGACCGCGCGTTCGATTTCAACGTGTTCGCGTCCGAGCTGTTCAACTCGATAGTCGTCCACAAGACCGCCGAGGCCTCGCTCGACGAAGGCTCGCTCGGGGCCGTGGTCGACCTCAACACCGGCAACCCGCTCGCGGGCAAACGCGGCTTCACCGCCGTCGGCTCGGCCCAGGCCAGCTATAACGATCTCAGCAAGAATTTCGGCCCGCGCGTCGCCGGCCTGCTGTCGTGGAAGTCTGAGGATGGAACGCTCGGGGCGTCGGTCTCGGCGGCTTATTCCAAGACCAACAATCTCGAGCTCGGCAACAATTCGGTCCGCTGGGCGCAGGCGCGGTTCGACAGTGTCGACGGCACGCCCTGCTTTTACACCACCGCAACCAGCACCACGCCGGCCAACAATACCGGTGGCACCTATCGCCCCAGTGCGGCGTGCGACAAGGCGGCCCTGTCCTTCCACCCGCGTATCCCGCGTTACGGCGTCGTGCGCCACGATCGCGAGCGGCTTGGCGTTACTGGCAGCGTGCAGTGGGCGCCGACCGACGCGACCAAGGTGTCGATCGACGGCCTCTATTCCAAGTTCAAGGAAACGCGCGAGGAGAAGTGGCTTGAAGTGCTGCTCCGTTCCAACGAGCGGTCGATCAACGTCCTTACGCCGACCTATGATGCCGACAACAATATGATCTCAGCGACGCTCAACGATGCGTGGGTCCGCACCGAACATTATTTGCGCAAATCCTCGACCGAATTCTACCAGATCGGCGGTAGCTGGGATCAGGATATCACCGATCGCTTCCGGTTCACCGTGCTGGGCGGTATCTCCAAATCGAATGCCGACATCCCCGTCGAGACCACGATCGTCTATGACGACCGCGACGCCCAAGGCTACAAATATGATTACACGGACAGCCGCAGCCCGGTGCTGACCTACGGGACCAGCGTCACCGATCCTGCCGTGTTTCAGCTGGCGGAAATTCGCGACCGGCCATCGAACGTCACCAACAAATTCCGTACCGCGCAGCTGCGTGCCGAATGGGAAGCGGTCGACGGCTTCACGGTCAAGGCCGGCGGCGTCTATCGCCGCTTCGATTACGACATCACCGCCTTCACCCGTGATACCGCCGTGTGCGGCAATGGCGGGCGCGATCTCGTGCTCGGCACGATCACCTGCTCGCCCACGACGCTCTTCGGCCCGACGGCGATTTACGGCTTCCAGGCGACGTCGGCATTGTCGGAGCTGGCGAAGCTCGGCAAGGCCGGCCAGCCTTCCGGTACGACCTCGGAATTCCTGATCCCGAACATCGATGCGGCTTCCCAGTTTACTGGACTCTATAATCGGACACCTGCACTCGACGTCGGTAATAATCGCGGCGTTACCGAAGAGGTGAAGGGCGGCTATCTTCAGATCGATGCCAAGAGCAATATCTTCGGCCTCGACTACGCCCTGAACGCGGGTGTGCGCTACGTTCATACCCATCAGGCTTCGTACGGGCTGAACAGCGGTACCGTCGTCAACGTCTCGCGCAATTACGAGAATTGGCTGCCCGCAATCAACGTGGCACTGTTCCCGATCCACGATGTCGTGGTGCGCGGCTCGATCGCCAAAGTGCTGACCCGTCCGGCGCTGGGCAACGTCACGCCGGGCGGTTCGGCGGACGGCTTCAACTACCGGGTGACCTTCGGCAATCCGCGGCTGAAGCCGTTCCTCGCGACTGCCTTCGATGCGGCGGTCGAATGGTATTTCGCGCCGCAATCGGTGGCTTCCGTCGCCGTGTTCAAGAAGGACGTGTCGAGCTTCCCGGTGGCGGTGACGCAGACCGGCGCGACCTTCACCTCGACCGGCCTGCCGGTTTCGGTGCTCGTGCCGTCTTCACCCGCTGCGCTCAATCCGGCGCAGCTGTCCCAGCCGATCTGGACGATCTCGACCACCGGCAATGGCGCGGGCGCCACGCTCAAGGGCATCGAGCTTTCAGTGCAGGCACCGTTCAAATTCCTGCCCGGCTTCCTGTCCAATTTCGGCGGCATCGCCAACGCGACCTTCGTGTCGTCCCATGCTAGCTACACCCAGCAGGGCCCGGCGATCGTACCGGGTGGCGGGTTGATCAACGTGACCCGGGACGAAACGCTCTATGGTCTGTCCAAGCGCGCTTATAATGCCACCCTGTATTACGAGGATGGCAAATTCTCGGCGCGCGCGTCGATTAGCTATCGCAGCGGCTATGTCGATGCTGGCTCGGGTACCGGCAACGTGTTCGAAGGTTATAATTCGATCACCAACGTCGACGCGTCGATCCGCTACCGCCTGACCGAGCAGCTCGAACTGTCGCTGGAGGGCACCAACCTCACCGACGCCTATCGCGACCGCTACGTCGACGTCGATGCCAACCGCAATTACGAATATAATCACTTCGGCCGCACCTTCCTGATGGGTGCGCGCTTCAAGATGTAA
- a CDS encoding DUF885 family protein, with the protein MIDRRTVIAGGALLAIGAAPGADRRARILLDEAASLLPAERLRLLRAIETAGLSEGVQLDAAAALRGADLERRLATAAPGQRYAFQLRLQSGIDISPDLAHRRALDASTAFTRRADRLLRQQGLVNGTVAERLRTLARDPRFLYSDDDAGRARAVADMNVWLAAARARLPSQFGRVLPASLGVSIVRMTPAEEGAGKAGYRSLPAPDGAVAGAYHVDLHAIRQRPSWSLPSVVHHETLPGHMVQSPLQAAVDPHPLRLKAAAGFVEGWAIYAEQLAAEAGAYAAEPRAAIGYCQWMLFRLGRLLVDTGVNYLGWSTDKALDTLRGLQGDPVIFAPFAKDVARMAAEPASFAGQALTWLEIVQRRNASISRGDGAGLRRFHDRVLAHGAIPLALF; encoded by the coding sequence ATGATCGACCGCCGGACCGTGATCGCAGGGGGAGCCCTGCTCGCGATCGGGGCGGCGCCGGGGGCTGACAGGCGGGCGCGCATCCTCCTCGATGAAGCGGCCTCCTTGCTACCCGCCGAACGGCTTCGCCTGCTGCGGGCGATCGAGACGGCCGGCCTGTCGGAAGGTGTGCAACTCGATGCCGCCGCCGCGTTGCGCGGAGCGGATCTCGAACGGCGTCTCGCCACGGCCGCCCCCGGCCAACGTTACGCATTCCAGCTTCGCCTCCAGTCCGGCATCGATATCTCACCTGATCTGGCGCATCGCCGCGCGCTTGATGCCAGCACGGCATTTACCCGGCGGGCGGATCGGCTGTTGCGCCAGCAGGGGCTGGTGAACGGTACGGTCGCCGAACGACTGCGTACCTTGGCGCGCGACCCCCGCTTTCTGTATTCCGATGACGATGCCGGCCGCGCCCGGGCGGTCGCGGACATGAATGTCTGGCTGGCTGCCGCGCGCGCGCGTCTGCCCAGCCAGTTCGGGCGGGTTTTGCCCGCGTCGCTTGGGGTCTCGATCGTGCGCATGACACCTGCGGAGGAGGGCGCGGGCAAGGCCGGCTATCGCTCGCTGCCCGCGCCGGACGGGGCGGTGGCGGGCGCCTATCATGTCGATCTGCACGCCATCCGCCAGCGGCCCAGCTGGTCCTTGCCTAGCGTCGTCCACCACGAAACCTTGCCTGGTCATATGGTGCAATCGCCGCTGCAAGCGGCGGTTGATCCGCATCCGCTGCGGCTTAAGGCTGCCGCCGGGTTCGTCGAGGGCTGGGCGATCTATGCCGAACAGCTCGCCGCCGAGGCCGGCGCCTATGCCGCCGAGCCGCGTGCCGCCATCGGCTATTGCCAATGGATGCTGTTCCGGCTCGGGCGCCTACTGGTCGATACCGGTGTCAACTATCTTGGGTGGTCGACAGACAAGGCGCTGGACACACTGCGCGGCCTGCAAGGCGATCCCGTGATCTTTGCGCCGTTCGCGAAGGATGTGGCGCGCATGGCTGCCGAGCCCGCGTCCTTTGCCGGGCAGGCGCTCACCTGGCTGGAGATCGTGCAACGGCGCAACGCGAGTATAAGCAGGGGCGACGGGGCCGGCCTACGCCGCTTCCATGATCGTGTTCTCGCGCACGGCGCCATCCCACTCGCCCTGTTTTAG